From Coriobacteriia bacterium:
AAATGCCCAGTTCAGAATCCGCAGAACCAGCGACTTGGATGGCATATTCCCCCCGTGTTGTGCCTAACGTGTTAGGCATGAGCAGGCGCCCGATGCCGTCCTTGCCGATTCTATCCCCTGGCGTTCTGCTCGATGCCTTTGTGAGACAGCGTCGCTGGTTCGCTCAATTCCCTGCTCATGCGATGCGTCAGAACGTCCACAAGTCGGGCAGACGCCCTTGAGCGCTCGCCGTTTGCGCGCATCATCCTCATATCCGGCGGCAAGGATGGCCGCCGGTAGCGCAAACAGCGCGATTCCGAGCAGCTGGATGCAGCCGCCGATGAGTTTCCCCAGAGTGGTGACGGGCATGATGTCCCCGTACCCGACCGTGGTGAGCGCCGAGATCCCCCACCACATAGCAGCCGGGATACTTGTGAACTTGTCCGGCTGTGCGGTGTTCTCGACGTGATACACCACGCTTGAAGCCAGGACGAGCACTACGAGTATCGATAGCAGCGCAACAAGCAAGTCTGCTGCACGCGCACGGAAGACGGACTTGAGGCGATCTACAGCCTCAGAGTACCGGCCCAGCTTGAGGACTCGTGCAAACCGCATGAGGCGAAGCACTCGCAGGAAGCGCAGATCAAGCTGACTGGCAGGCAATGCAAGCCCGACATAGAAGGGCAGGATTGACGCTAGGTCGATGATGCCGAAGGTGCTGAAGGCGTACCGTACTCGACCGGCGACTGGCGATGCATAGCGCGGATCCGCAGTACACGCCCACAATCGCCAAACGTACTCGATGGTGAAGACAATCACAGTGAAGACGTCGAATGCCCAGAAAGCCCTTGAGTAGCGTGCAGCTAGCGACGGGACTGTCTCGAAGACGACCGAGGCGACGCTGAGAATGATGAGGAGGAACAGTCCGATATCGACCCAGTCCCAACGGACCTGACCGGTTGCCTCATCTTCTGTGACTTCGAGAAGATCCCAGACATGACGCCGGAACTCCTCGATGCGAGTGCTCAATCTCAACCCCCCGTCTGTCTAACGTGTTGGGCATGAGCAGGCGCCCTATGCCTTCCTTGCCGATTCTATCCCCTGGCGTT
This genomic window contains:
- a CDS encoding ion transporter produces the protein MGLFLLIILSVASVVFETVPSLAARYSRAFWAFDVFTVIVFTIEYVWRLWACTADPRYASPVAGRVRYAFSTFGIIDLASILPFYVGLALPASQLDLRFLRVLRLMRFARVLKLGRYSEAVDRLKSVFRARAADLLVALLSILVVLVLASSVVYHVENTAQPDKFTSIPAAMWWGISALTTVGYGDIMPVTTLGKLIGGCIQLLGIALFALPAAILAAGYEDDARKRRALKGVCPTCGRSDASHEQGIERTSDAVSQRHRAERQGIESARTASGACSCLTR